A window of Gemmatimonadota bacterium contains these coding sequences:
- a CDS encoding PadR family transcriptional regulator codes for MAELGTDVIQGTLDVMILKTLSLQPMHGFGIARRIEQVSRNVFKVNPGSLLTALQRLERDGSIDAEWRVTENARRAKYYTITRQGRRRLKEEKAGWELRATAVARLLSAES; via the coding sequence ATGGCCGAGCTGGGCACCGATGTGATCCAGGGGACCCTGGACGTGATGATCCTCAAGACGCTCAGCCTGCAGCCGATGCACGGCTTCGGCATCGCGCGCCGGATCGAGCAGGTGTCGCGGAACGTCTTCAAGGTGAACCCGGGCTCGCTGCTCACGGCGTTGCAGCGGCTGGAGCGCGACGGGAGCATCGACGCGGAGTGGCGCGTCACGGAGAACGCCCGTCGCGCCAAGTACTACACGATCACGCGGCAGGGCCGCCGCCGGTTGAAGGAGGAGAAGGCCGGCTGGGAGCTGCGCGCCACCGCCGTCGCGCGGCTGTTGAGCGCCGAGAGCTGA
- a CDS encoding amino acid permease, with protein MTTPNALKRTLSTTDLTVVVIGNVIGSGIFIVPAVVLRQTGSVTGAMLVWLIGGALSLFGALSYGELGGMDASSGGLYAYTRDAFGRFAAFLYGWTMFFVVCAGTVAALAVAATTYIGQLVTLDPWMTRAIPLLLILIIGITNVRGSRESAQVLNWTTGLKVVAIVVMSLLLITMGEGTTATAVNELVPPASPINAAATAMISVLWAYEGWQYVTFSAGEAHDPQKSLPRAIAIGTAILIGIYLLANLGYLAALGPDGVAASDAVASDATAAVLGPWAGKAIAFAIVVSMYSAAHATVMTIPRVFFSMAQDGLLFKRLGAVHPKYGTPAAAIIAACVWAAILAMSGTFDQLLTYVIFIGWIFYALGAVAVLVLRRTRPDAPRPFKVPGYPFTPLLFVLAAMVIIANQIVGDPRQSAIGLGVVLAGVPAYVWWTRRVGERAAKRDAPAGSV; from the coding sequence ATGACCACGCCGAACGCACTGAAACGCACCCTCTCCACCACCGACCTCACCGTCGTCGTCATCGGCAACGTGATCGGCTCGGGCATCTTCATCGTCCCCGCGGTCGTGCTCCGGCAGACGGGGTCGGTCACCGGCGCCATGCTCGTCTGGCTCATCGGCGGTGCCCTCTCGCTCTTCGGCGCCCTCTCCTATGGAGAGCTCGGCGGCATGGACGCGAGCTCCGGCGGGCTCTACGCCTACACCCGCGACGCCTTCGGCCGCTTCGCCGCCTTCCTCTACGGCTGGACGATGTTCTTCGTCGTCTGCGCCGGCACCGTCGCCGCGCTCGCCGTCGCGGCGACCACCTACATCGGCCAGCTCGTCACGCTCGACCCCTGGATGACGCGCGCGATCCCGCTGCTCCTCATCCTCATCATCGGCATCACCAACGTGCGCGGCTCGCGCGAGAGCGCGCAGGTGCTCAACTGGACCACCGGCCTGAAGGTCGTCGCGATCGTCGTGATGAGCCTCCTGCTGATCACCATGGGCGAGGGCACGACCGCCACCGCCGTGAATGAACTCGTCCCGCCCGCCTCGCCCATCAACGCCGCCGCCACGGCGATGATCTCGGTCCTCTGGGCGTACGAGGGATGGCAGTACGTGACCTTCTCCGCCGGCGAGGCGCACGACCCGCAGAAGTCGCTGCCCCGCGCGATCGCCATCGGCACGGCGATCCTCATCGGCATCTATCTCCTCGCGAACCTCGGCTACCTCGCCGCGTTGGGCCCCGACGGCGTCGCCGCCTCGGATGCCGTCGCGAGCGACGCGACCGCCGCCGTGCTCGGCCCCTGGGCGGGGAAGGCGATCGCCTTCGCGATCGTCGTCTCCATGTACAGCGCCGCCCACGCGACGGTGATGACCATCCCGCGCGTCTTCTTCTCGATGGCGCAGGACGGCCTGCTCTTCAAGCGCCTCGGCGCGGTGCACCCCAAGTACGGCACGCCGGCCGCGGCGATCATCGCCGCCTGCGTCTGGGCCGCGATCCTCGCGATGAGCGGCACCTTCGACCAGCTGCTCACCTACGTGATCTTCATCGGCTGGATCTTCTACGCCCTCGGCGCGGTCGCGGTGCTCGTGCTGCGCCGCACCCGCCCCGATGCGCCGCGGCCGTTCAAGGTGCCGGGGTATCCGTTCACGCCGCTCCTCTTCGTGCTCGCGGCGATGGTGATCATCGCGAACCAGATCGTCGGCGATCCGCGGCAGTCGGCGATCGGGCTCGGCGTGGTGCTCGCGGGGGTGCCGGCGTACGTGTGGTGGACGCGGCGCGTCGGAGAACGGGCCGCGAAGCGTGACGCTCCCGCCGGATCGGTGTAG
- a CDS encoding nucleotidyl transferase AbiEii/AbiGii toxin family protein, which yields MQGGPLLRTVATALAAAEVPFMLTGSVAAAYHGAPRATVDIDLVIDASPEQLRRVVAALLDAGLYASESAALETQRSGGMFNIIDAASGWKVDLIHRKDRPFSRAEFARRVATVLDAVPIAVATLEDVIISKLEWAHLGGSRRQLEDVATLLRVRRAELDGAYVLRWIGDLGLAAEWSAVAEELGRDRVG from the coding sequence ATGCAGGGCGGTCCGTTGCTTCGAACGGTCGCGACCGCGCTCGCGGCGGCCGAGGTGCCCTTCATGCTGACGGGCTCCGTCGCGGCGGCGTACCACGGAGCGCCGCGCGCTACGGTCGACATCGACCTCGTCATCGACGCCTCGCCGGAACAACTTCGACGCGTCGTGGCCGCGCTGCTCGATGCCGGGCTGTATGCCTCCGAGTCCGCCGCGCTCGAGACGCAACGGTCCGGCGGGATGTTCAACATCATCGATGCGGCGTCGGGCTGGAAGGTCGACCTGATCCACCGCAAGGATCGCCCGTTCAGTCGCGCGGAGTTCGCGCGACGGGTCGCGACCGTGCTGGATGCCGTGCCGATCGCGGTCGCGACGCTCGAGGATGTGATCATCTCCAAGCTCGAATGGGCCCACCTTGGCGGATCGCGACGCCAACTCGAGGACGTCGCGACGCTCCTCCGGGTTCGCCGTGCCGAACTCGATGGTGCCTACGTCCTGCGTTGGATCGGGGATCTCGGCCTGGCGGCGGAGTGGTCGGCGGTCGCCGAGGAGTTGGGCCGGGACCGCGTCGGCTGA
- a CDS encoding DPP IV N-terminal domain-containing protein, translating into MSQFVVRRAIAAVASLLFLSTAALAQLPLADRSAAASAARPVTEANFRLAARFAPYKMRSLVYSTGVTPRWIKGTERFWYEWETAQGKRFMIVDPVAGTKRQLFDNDRIAAELTRITKDPWDGRHLPIRAIRFVNATTLEFEVESSQDTVIVDAEAVRGDSQQVRRANARPPRPRKKVWHFRYDVTTQVLTEIPDWKAPDNHPGWASVSPDGQTIVYARNHNLYRMSRAEYQKVLDARRAKSGAAADSAEWRVTVEEVQLTTNGVEHYSWAGGDFGMTDIERERAKDRRKRAQISWARDSKRFTAERDDRRKVSDLWVIASVGNKRPTLETYKYDMPGDTNVTQPEAGVYDLAASRMVMIDAKGFKDQQMGLFSARQFTYPDENQPPRSLWLSEDPNQVWLWRRSRDQHKVDVLVADATTGAVRVVIEERLNTYVEHQRLELLKGGDLLWWSERDGWAHIYRFGQDGKLKGRLTEGAFHVGSIAGIDEARGVAYLTAHGREAGQDPYYEHAYRAGLDGSGLTLLNPGDFDHRVALGESNRFAVNTFSRVNTVPASTLHDVTTGRKILDLEEADFSQLRAAGYRFPETFTVKAADGVTDLYGVMYKPFDFDSTRSYPIVEYVYPGPQTESVAKSFSTSAPEVALAQFGMVVITIGNRGGHPDRSKWYHNYGYGDLRDYGLMDKKVAVEQLADRHRFIDIDRVGIYGHSGGGFMSTAAMLVYPDFFKVAVSSSGNHDNDVYNQNWSEKHHGVKETVKGDTITFEYTIERNSELARNLKGHLLLTTGDIDNNVHPAGTLRMADALIRANKRFDLFIFPGQRHGYGNMSDYWFWLRAEYFVKHLLGDTRWSANITELDVERTPPGGVRP; encoded by the coding sequence ATGTCCCAGTTCGTCGTCCGCCGCGCGATCGCCGCCGTCGCCTCGCTCCTGTTCCTCTCGACGGCGGCCCTCGCGCAGCTGCCGCTGGCCGACCGGTCGGCCGCCGCGAGCGCGGCGCGCCCCGTCACCGAGGCGAACTTCCGCCTCGCCGCGCGCTTCGCGCCCTACAAGATGCGCTCGCTCGTCTACTCCACCGGCGTCACGCCGCGGTGGATCAAGGGCACCGAGCGCTTCTGGTACGAATGGGAGACGGCGCAGGGGAAGCGCTTCATGATCGTGGACCCGGTGGCGGGCACCAAGCGCCAGCTTTTCGACAACGACCGCATCGCCGCCGAGCTCACGCGCATCACGAAGGATCCGTGGGACGGGCGGCACCTGCCCATCCGCGCCATCCGGTTCGTGAACGCCACCACGCTCGAGTTCGAGGTGGAGTCGTCGCAGGACACGGTGATCGTCGACGCCGAGGCGGTGCGCGGCGATTCGCAGCAGGTGCGCCGCGCCAACGCGCGTCCGCCGCGGCCGCGGAAGAAGGTCTGGCACTTCCGCTACGACGTCACCACGCAGGTGCTCACCGAGATCCCCGACTGGAAGGCGCCGGACAATCACCCGGGCTGGGCGAGCGTCTCCCCGGACGGCCAGACCATCGTCTACGCGCGGAACCACAACCTCTATAGGATGAGCCGCGCCGAGTACCAGAAGGTGCTCGACGCGCGACGGGCGAAGAGCGGCGCCGCGGCCGACAGCGCCGAGTGGCGCGTGACGGTCGAGGAGGTGCAGCTCACCACCAACGGCGTGGAGCACTACAGCTGGGCGGGCGGCGACTTCGGCATGACCGACATCGAGCGGGAGCGCGCGAAGGACCGCCGCAAGCGGGCGCAGATCTCCTGGGCGCGCGACTCCAAGCGCTTCACCGCCGAGCGCGATGACCGGCGCAAGGTCAGCGACCTCTGGGTGATCGCGTCGGTGGGCAACAAGCGCCCGACGCTCGAGACCTACAAGTACGACATGCCGGGCGACACGAACGTGACCCAGCCCGAGGCGGGCGTGTACGACCTCGCCGCCTCGCGCATGGTGATGATCGACGCGAAGGGCTTCAAGGACCAGCAGATGGGGTTGTTCAGCGCGCGGCAGTTCACCTATCCCGACGAGAACCAGCCGCCGCGCTCGCTCTGGCTCTCCGAGGATCCGAACCAGGTCTGGCTCTGGCGCCGCAGCCGCGACCAGCACAAGGTCGACGTCCTCGTCGCCGACGCGACGACCGGCGCGGTGCGCGTGGTGATCGAGGAGCGGCTCAACACGTACGTCGAGCACCAGCGGCTGGAGCTCCTCAAGGGCGGCGACCTGCTCTGGTGGTCGGAGCGCGACGGCTGGGCGCACATCTATAGGTTCGGGCAGGACGGGAAGCTCAAGGGCCGCCTCACCGAGGGCGCGTTCCATGTCGGGAGCATCGCCGGCATCGACGAAGCGCGCGGCGTCGCGTACCTCACGGCGCATGGGCGGGAGGCGGGCCAGGACCCGTACTACGAGCATGCCTATCGTGCGGGGCTCGACGGCAGCGGCCTCACGCTGCTCAACCCCGGCGACTTCGACCATCGGGTCGCCCTCGGCGAGTCGAACCGTTTCGCGGTGAACACCTTCTCGCGCGTCAACACCGTCCCCGCGTCCACGCTCCATGACGTGACCACGGGCCGGAAGATCCTCGATCTCGAGGAGGCCGACTTCTCGCAGCTGCGCGCCGCGGGCTATCGCTTCCCCGAGACCTTCACCGTGAAGGCCGCCGACGGCGTGACCGACCTCTACGGCGTGATGTACAAGCCGTTCGACTTCGACTCGACGCGCTCGTATCCCATCGTCGAGTACGTCTATCCCGGACCGCAGACCGAGTCGGTGGCGAAGTCGTTCTCGACGAGCGCGCCCGAGGTGGCGCTCGCGCAGTTCGGGATGGTGGTCATCACCATCGGCAATCGCGGCGGGCATCCCGACCGCTCCAAGTGGTACCACAACTACGGCTACGGCGACCTGCGCGACTACGGCCTGATGGACAAGAAGGTCGCCGTGGAGCAGCTCGCCGACCGGCACCGCTTCATCGACATCGATCGCGTGGGCATCTACGGCCACTCGGGCGGCGGCTTCATGTCCACCGCCGCGATGCTCGTCTATCCCGACTTCTTCAAGGTGGCCGTCTCGTCATCGGGGAACCACGACAACGACGTCTACAACCAGAACTGGTCCGAGAAGCATCACGGCGTGAAGGAGACCGTGAAGGGCGACACGATCACGTTCGAGTACACGATCGAGCGCAACTCCGAGCTCGCGCGGAACCTCAAGGGCCACCTGCTCCTCACCACCGGCGACATCGACAACAACGTCCACCCGGCGGGGACCCTCCGCATGGCCGACGCGCTCATCCGCGCCAACAAGCGCTTCGACCTCTTCATCTTCCCCGGCCAGCGGCACGGCTACGGGAACATGAGCGACTACTGGTTCTGGCTGCGCGCCGAGTACTTCGTGAAGCACCTGCTCGGCGACACGCGGTGGTCGGCGAACATCACCGAGCTCGACGTGGAGCGGACGCCGCCGGGCGGCGTCCGCCCCTGA
- a CDS encoding WYL domain-containing protein has protein sequence MSATAQTAAAQLRRLLLALPALADDRAHSLRDVAERVGTDVGTLREDLTTLVTRVTDDPGGFTEGVQLLIGAEQVQLATPAGHFRRPMALSRVELHALELGLAALHHESPPDERAVLARARERLRKALAALPHEAVAESCSDRYVALGAESEAERVTRRELQRCIKARSIATIAYRSAGAADPGTRRVEPLAVLWSRGAWYLVAWCERSEALRVFRLDRIASVTCGPDRFAPRGPFALESVLREGRVLVGGGDTVMRVRYSPRIARWIAERERVTTEADGSVVAEYPLLDLEWGVRQALRYGPDAEVVGPEELREAVVARLREIGEGGNRAASRT, from the coding sequence ATGAGTGCGACCGCACAGACCGCGGCGGCGCAGCTGCGCCGGCTCCTCCTCGCGCTCCCCGCGCTCGCGGACGACCGCGCGCATTCGCTCCGAGATGTGGCCGAGCGGGTGGGCACCGATGTGGGCACGCTGCGCGAGGACCTGACGACGCTCGTCACGCGCGTGACCGATGATCCCGGCGGCTTCACCGAGGGCGTGCAGCTCCTCATCGGTGCGGAGCAGGTGCAGCTCGCGACGCCGGCCGGGCACTTCCGCAGGCCCATGGCGCTCTCGCGCGTGGAGTTGCACGCGCTCGAGCTCGGGCTCGCGGCGTTGCATCACGAGTCGCCGCCCGACGAGCGCGCGGTGCTGGCGCGCGCGCGCGAACGCCTGCGGAAGGCGCTCGCCGCACTGCCGCACGAGGCGGTGGCCGAGTCGTGCAGCGACCGCTACGTGGCGCTCGGGGCGGAGTCGGAGGCCGAGCGCGTGACGCGCCGCGAGCTGCAGCGCTGCATCAAGGCGCGCAGCATCGCGACCATCGCGTACCGGAGCGCGGGGGCCGCCGATCCTGGAACGCGGCGCGTGGAGCCGCTCGCCGTGCTCTGGTCGCGCGGCGCGTGGTATCTCGTCGCCTGGTGCGAACGCAGCGAGGCGCTGCGCGTCTTCCGGCTCGACCGCATCGCGTCGGTGACCTGCGGGCCCGACCGCTTCGCGCCGCGCGGACCCTTCGCGCTCGAGTCGGTGCTGCGCGAGGGGCGCGTGCTGGTGGGTGGTGGCGACACGGTGATGCGCGTGCGGTACTCGCCGCGCATCGCGCGCTGGATCGCGGAGCGGGAGCGCGTGACGACCGAGGCGGACGGGTCGGTGGTCGCGGAGTATCCGCTGCTCGACCTGGAGTGGGGGGTGCGGCAGGCGCTGCGGTACGGGCCGGATGCGGAGGTGGTGGGTCCGGAGGAGTTGCGGGAGGCGGTGGTGGCGCGGCTGCGGGAGATCGGTGAAGGCGGGAACCGAGCGGCATCCCGCACCTGA
- a CDS encoding nucleotidyltransferase domain-containing protein: MGTRPAIRRSRVGAALFSDVQGRVLALLFGQPARRFQGAELLRLVGSGTGATHRVLHQLVDAELVTVVPVGNQRHYQANAQSPVFEDLCRLVLKTVAVAEPLQKALAPLASRIAEAFVFGSVAAGVERASSDLDLFIVSDDVEYAELFDRLASAERELGRRIEPTLLTTQAFARRLRTTDGFAKRVASGDRIPIIARTS, encoded by the coding sequence ATGGGAACACGACCGGCCATCCGTCGTTCGCGCGTCGGCGCGGCGCTCTTCTCGGACGTCCAGGGCCGGGTGCTCGCCCTTCTGTTCGGGCAGCCGGCCCGGCGCTTCCAGGGCGCCGAACTGCTCCGCCTCGTCGGGAGCGGCACCGGCGCCACGCACCGGGTGCTCCACCAGCTCGTCGATGCGGAACTCGTGACCGTGGTCCCGGTCGGGAACCAGCGGCACTACCAGGCGAATGCGCAGAGCCCCGTCTTCGAGGACCTGTGCCGGCTCGTGCTCAAGACCGTCGCCGTCGCGGAGCCACTGCAGAAGGCGCTCGCTCCGCTCGCGTCCCGGATCGCGGAGGCGTTCGTCTTCGGGTCCGTCGCCGCCGGCGTTGAGCGTGCATCCAGCGACCTCGACCTGTTCATCGTGAGCGATGATGTCGAGTACGCGGAGCTCTTCGACCGGCTCGCGAGCGCGGAGCGCGAGCTGGGCCGTCGCATCGAGCCGACCCTCCTCACCACGCAGGCCTTCGCTCGACGACTGCGCACGACGGACGGGTTCGCCAAGCGCGTCGCCAGCGGGGATCGCATCCCCATCATCGCACGTACGAGCTGA
- a CDS encoding RNA-binding transcriptional accessory protein, whose product MTEPLAPALIARVAAELTLAPQQVQRTLALFDEGATLPFIARYRKERTGGLDEVQLRDVRERAEYLKEMEERRAAILKSIEEQGKLDDALKAAILKADTKQALEDLYLPYKPKRRTRAMIARERGLGPLADGLWDGSLSDAAALAKAAEFVLPGVDGKESEVPSADAALLGARDILAEQVSEDALVRGWVREITRAKGIVSSKVIADKRSDDSKFKDYYEYSEPLGGIPSHRMLAIRRGEAEGELLWKIEPPLDEITARLAREVVGERKAVQQLTLVAGDAYKRLLALAIEAELRLELKTRADDEAITIFGRNLEQLLLASPAGEKRVLGLDPGFRTGVKVAVVSATGALVHTDTLYLHQEDRFSGAIRAIIQRFTPDLIAIGNGTASRETENLTKAALREIDGARPQVVVVNEAGASVYSASDLARSEFPELDVSLRGAVSIARRLQDPLAELVKIDPKSIGVGQYQHDVNQSRLKQRLDDIVMSCVNRVGVEINTASAALLAYVAGIGPSLAQSIVMMRDKQGGLRSRADLKEVPRLGAKAFEQAAGFLRVRGGQHPLDASAVHPERYKLVERMAKDLGVGVGEFLGNDALVDRIELAQYVSDEVGMPTLRDIAAELKKPGRDPRAAFEPPAFREDIQKPSDLLPGMKLEGVVTNIVAFGAFVDIGVHQDGLVHVSQLADRYVRDANEVVKVGQKVKVTVQSIDLPRNRIALSMKSDGGQGAAERGSRPAKGEAPVRSAPKPAVKAFVPAKGAVAPNGIRFK is encoded by the coding sequence ATGACCGAACCGCTCGCTCCCGCCCTCATCGCCCGCGTCGCCGCCGAGCTCACGCTCGCGCCGCAGCAGGTCCAGCGCACCCTCGCCCTCTTCGACGAGGGCGCCACCCTTCCCTTCATCGCCCGCTACCGCAAGGAGCGCACCGGCGGCCTGGACGAGGTGCAGCTGCGCGACGTGCGCGAGCGCGCCGAGTACCTGAAGGAGATGGAGGAGCGCCGCGCGGCGATCCTCAAGAGCATCGAGGAGCAGGGCAAGCTGGACGACGCGCTCAAGGCGGCGATCCTCAAGGCCGACACCAAGCAGGCGCTCGAGGATCTCTACCTCCCCTACAAGCCCAAGCGCCGCACCCGCGCGATGATCGCGCGCGAACGCGGGCTCGGCCCGCTCGCCGACGGGCTCTGGGACGGGTCGCTCTCCGATGCGGCCGCGCTGGCCAAGGCCGCCGAGTTCGTGTTGCCCGGCGTCGACGGCAAGGAGTCCGAGGTCCCCTCCGCCGACGCCGCGCTGCTGGGCGCGCGCGACATCCTCGCCGAGCAGGTGTCCGAGGACGCGCTCGTCCGCGGCTGGGTGCGCGAGATCACCCGCGCCAAGGGCATCGTCTCGAGCAAGGTCATCGCCGACAAGCGGAGCGACGACTCCAAGTTCAAGGATTACTACGAGTACTCCGAGCCCCTCGGCGGCATCCCGAGCCATCGCATGCTGGCGATCCGCCGCGGCGAGGCCGAGGGCGAGCTGCTGTGGAAGATCGAGCCGCCTCTCGACGAGATCACCGCGCGGCTCGCGCGCGAGGTGGTGGGCGAGCGCAAGGCGGTGCAACAGCTCACGCTCGTCGCGGGCGACGCGTACAAGCGCCTGCTCGCGCTGGCGATCGAGGCCGAGCTGCGGCTCGAGCTCAAGACCCGCGCCGACGACGAGGCGATCACCATCTTCGGCCGCAACCTCGAGCAGCTGCTGCTCGCGTCGCCCGCGGGCGAGAAGCGCGTGCTCGGCCTCGACCCCGGCTTCCGCACCGGCGTGAAGGTCGCCGTGGTGAGCGCCACCGGTGCGCTCGTGCACACCGACACGCTCTACCTGCACCAGGAGGACCGGTTCAGCGGCGCCATCCGCGCGATCATCCAGCGCTTCACGCCGGACCTCATCGCGATCGGCAACGGCACCGCGAGCCGCGAGACCGAGAACCTGACCAAGGCCGCGCTGCGCGAGATCGACGGCGCGCGCCCGCAGGTGGTGGTGGTGAACGAGGCCGGCGCCTCGGTCTACTCGGCGAGCGACCTCGCGCGCAGCGAGTTCCCCGAGCTCGACGTCTCGCTGCGCGGCGCGGTGAGCATCGCGCGCCGCCTGCAGGACCCGCTCGCCGAGCTCGTGAAGATCGATCCCAAGAGCATCGGCGTGGGGCAGTACCAGCACGACGTGAACCAGTCGCGCCTCAAGCAGCGCCTCGACGACATCGTCATGAGCTGCGTGAACCGCGTGGGCGTGGAGATCAACACCGCCTCGGCGGCGCTCCTCGCGTACGTGGCGGGCATCGGGCCGTCGCTCGCGCAGTCGATCGTGATGATGCGCGACAAGCAGGGCGGGCTGCGGTCACGCGCCGACTTGAAGGAGGTCCCGCGCCTGGGCGCGAAGGCGTTCGAGCAGGCGGCGGGGTTCCTCCGCGTGCGCGGCGGCCAGCATCCGCTCGACGCGAGCGCGGTGCACCCCGAGCGCTACAAACTCGTGGAGCGGATGGCGAAGGACCTCGGCGTGGGCGTCGGAGAGTTCCTCGGGAACGACGCGCTCGTGGACCGGATCGAGCTCGCCCAGTACGTGAGCGACGAGGTGGGGATGCCGACGCTGCGCGACATCGCGGCCGAGCTGAAGAAGCCGGGCCGCGACCCGCGCGCGGCGTTCGAGCCGCCGGCGTTCCGCGAGGACATCCAGAAGCCGAGCGACCTGCTGCCGGGGATGAAGCTCGAGGGCGTGGTGACGAACATCGTCGCGTTCGGCGCGTTCGTGGACATCGGCGTGCACCAGGACGGGCTGGTGCACGTGAGCCAGCTCGCCGACCGCTACGTGCGCGACGCGAACGAGGTCGTGAAGGTGGGGCAGAAGGTGAAGGTCACGGTGCAGTCGATCGACCTGCCGCGGAACCGGATCGCGCTGAGCATGAAGAGCGATGGCGGGCAGGGCGCGGCGGAGCGCGGTTCGCGGCCGGCGAAGGGCGAGGCGCCGGTGAGGTCAGCGCCCAAGCCTGCCGTGAAGGCCTTCGTGCCGGCGAAGGGTGCGGTGGCGCCGAACGGGATCCGGTTCAAGTAG
- a CDS encoding WYL domain-containing protein: MPTQPKLQRWTDLLAALLRRHGAVDFEALRGEVGAYAAHTGQRSALMRMFERDKDELRALGVPIETVAGEDNNSSLYRLASRHFYLPFLQLAYERTRGPGRPPARPRGPGYQSLPVLAFEPDELDAVARAARRVTALGDAALAHEATTALRKLAHDLPMVLEPAGDDDRVLTERAPDHALLSVLGDALERRKSVRFTYRSMHRDETAARAADPWGLAFLGGHWYLVARDHEADALRQFRVSRIAAPAANTVRPQSPDFAIPDDFDLAAHAASRHAWELGDAEQREVLVRFTVRNGVTVSAMRLGDAVPEDATVRRFRVRRPDTFALWVLGFAGAAEVESPPELREQVRALARAALGAYDGGPRR; encoded by the coding sequence ATGCCCACCCAGCCCAAGCTCCAGCGCTGGACCGACCTGCTCGCCGCCCTCCTGCGGCGGCATGGGGCGGTGGACTTCGAGGCGCTCCGCGGCGAGGTGGGGGCGTATGCGGCGCACACCGGCCAGCGGAGCGCGCTCATGCGGATGTTCGAGCGCGACAAGGACGAGTTGCGCGCCCTCGGCGTGCCGATCGAGACCGTCGCCGGCGAGGACAACAACAGCAGCCTGTATCGCCTCGCGTCGCGGCACTTCTATCTCCCTTTCCTCCAGCTCGCGTACGAACGCACGCGCGGGCCGGGGCGCCCGCCGGCGCGGCCGCGCGGGCCCGGGTACCAGTCGCTGCCGGTGCTCGCGTTCGAGCCCGACGAGCTCGACGCGGTCGCGCGCGCCGCACGGCGCGTGACGGCGCTCGGCGATGCGGCGCTCGCGCACGAGGCCACCACCGCGCTCCGCAAGCTCGCGCACGACCTCCCCATGGTGCTCGAGCCCGCCGGCGACGACGATCGCGTGCTCACCGAGCGCGCGCCGGACCATGCGTTGCTCTCGGTCCTCGGCGACGCGCTCGAGCGGCGGAAGTCGGTGCGCTTCACCTACCGGTCGATGCATCGCGACGAGACCGCCGCGCGCGCCGCCGACCCGTGGGGCCTCGCCTTCCTCGGCGGACACTGGTACCTCGTCGCGCGCGACCACGAGGCCGACGCGCTGCGGCAGTTCCGCGTGAGCCGCATCGCCGCACCCGCGGCGAACACGGTGCGGCCGCAGTCGCCGGACTTCGCCATCCCCGACGACTTCGATCTCGCGGCGCACGCCGCATCGCGCCACGCCTGGGAGCTGGGCGACGCCGAGCAGCGCGAGGTGCTCGTGCGCTTCACCGTCCGGAACGGTGTCACCGTCTCCGCCATGCGACTCGGCGACGCGGTGCCGGAGGATGCGACGGTGCGGCGCTTCCGCGTGCGGCGGCCCGACACCTTCGCGCTCTGGGTGCTCGGCTTCGCGGGCGCGGCCGAAGTGGAATCGCCGCCGGAGCTGCGGGAGCAGGTGCGCGCGCTCGCGCGCGCGGCGCTCGGCGCGTATGACGGAGGGCCGCGGCGATGA